One region of Armigeres subalbatus isolate Guangzhou_Male chromosome 3, GZ_Asu_2, whole genome shotgun sequence genomic DNA includes:
- the LOC134222593 gene encoding uncharacterized protein LOC134222593 — protein sequence MSKLPCSPPVPALSTPLFHCSAPTPVPAPPLFHSPASPCSHSLFLPPVPTCSLPPQPQLTPPAKLPVLPHPVLQLPSPVPCSPFCSLFHSCLFHPPVPTQFHLFTPTVPTCLFPVPLCPCLLFPPQFHPVPQLHPHPAPTPVPALFPVPVPTPCSQSPVPLSASTTLFQLPPPCSCSPSVSTPPPPQPLFPPQLLPACSCSPASPLHLTCPAPTPPTPPHLLPISAPTPSPSPQPLFHSQPSSPLFQPQPSPTQLPSVQPHPTLFHPTSPLPVPSSQPLFPPVPVPAPAPVPPAQPHPLSVHSCPCLFPTPQPCSPPSSPVPHPVLSQPVLHLFPPSPVSCSCVPTVPVPAPWFCSTHPVSAPCSSPTLFPVLPVPSSRSAPSPVSSLSSCSHPTTPCSAPVPHSHLPPTPPVQPCSVPTSPTTPVPDLNSPVPAPAPTPSPSLFCILFPPSPTSPLFPPHQPVPQPVPAPPVPPCPVPAPFPALFPPCSPAPNPHSTPAPRPNPVSSPVPHPCSPAPCSHSCSSPTHLFQPLPTPPLPCSSSCSQLPVPTSSSPPHLSLPPTLFLLPASPLFPALPQLPAPAPTSQPQPQLTPTPPASPPAQPPHHLSQPHQPLPQP from the exons ATGAGCAAGTTA CCCTGTTCACCCCCTGTTCCCGCCCTGTCCACCCCCCTGTTCCACTGTTCAGCCCCCACCCCTGTTCCTGCTCCACCCCTGTTCCACTCCCCAGCCTCACCCTGTTCCCACTCCCTGTTCCTGCCACCTGTTCCCACCTGCAGCCTCCCACCTCAGCCCCAGCTCACCCCACCAGCCAAACTTCCTGTTCTGCCCCACCCTGTTCTCCAGCTCCCCAGCCCTGTTCCCTGTTCCCCATTCTGTTCCCTGTTCCACTCCTGTCTGTTCCACCCACCTGTTCCCACCCAGTTCCACCTGTTCACTCCCACTGTTCCCACCTGTCTGTTCCCAGTTCCACTCTGTCCCTGTCTCCTGTTCCCACCCCAGTTCCACCCTGTTCCCCAGCTCCACCCCCACCCAGCTCCCACCCCTGTTCCTGCCCTGttccctgttcctgttcccaccccCTGTTCCCAGTCTCCTGTTCCCCTGTCTGCCTCCACCACCCTGTTCCAGCTCCCACctccctgttcctgttccccaTCTGTCTCCACCCCACCTCCTCCCCAgcccctgttcccaccccagcTGCTCCCAGCCTGTTCCTGCTCCCCAGCCTCCCCACTCCACCTCACCTGTCCTGCCCCCACTCCACCAACCCCACCTCACCTCCTGCCCATCTCAGCTCCCACTCCCAGCCCCAGCCCTCAGCCCCTGTTCCACTCCCAGCCCTCCAGCCCACTGTTCCAGCCTCAGCCCAGCCCCACTCAGCTCCCATCTGTTCAGCCCCACCCCACCCTGTTCCACCCCACCAGCCCACTCCCTGTTCCCAGCTCCCAGCCCCTGTTcccacctgttcctgttcctgCTCCTGCACCTGTTCCACCAGCCCAGCCCCACCCCCTGTCTGTCCACTCCTGCCCCTGTCTGTTCCCCACTCCCCAGCCCTGTTCCCCACCCAGTTCCCCAGTTCCTCACCCTGTTCTGTCTCAGCCTGTCCTGCACCTGTTCCCACCCAGCCCTGTCTCCTGTTCCTGTGTTCCCACTGTTCCTGTTCCTGCCCCCTGGTTCTGTTCCACTCACCCTGTCTCAGCTCCCTGTTCCAGCCCCACCCTGTTCCCAGTGCTCCCTGTTCCCAGCTCCCGTTCAGCTCCCAGCCCTGTCTCCAGCCTCAGctcctgttcccaccccaccaCTCCCTGTTCAGCCCCTGTTCCCCACTCCCACCTCCCACCCACCCCACCTGTTCAGCCCTGTTCTGTTCCCACCAGCCCCACCACTCCAGTTCCTGACCTGAATTCCCCTGTTCCAGCCCCAGCTCCCACCCCCAGCCCCAGCCTGTTCTGCATCCTGTTCCCACCCAGCCCCACCTcacccctgttcccaccccaccaGCCTGTTCCCCAGCCTGTTCCAGCTCCACCTGTTCCACCCTGTCCTGTTCCAGCTCCGTTCCCAGCCCTGTTCCCACCCTGTTCCCCAGCCCCCAACCCCCACTCCACCCCAGCTCCCCGTCCCAACCCTGTCAGTTCCCCTGTTCCCCACCCCTGTTCTCCAGCTCCCTGTTCCCACTCCTGTTCCAGCCCCACCCACCTGTTCCAGCCCCTGCCCACCCCACCCCTGCCCTGCTCCAGCTCCTGTTCCCAGCTCCCTGTTCCCACCAGCTCCAGCCCACCTCACCTCAGCCTCCCACCCACCCTGTTCCTGCTCCCAGCCTCACCCCTGTTCCCAGCCCTGCCCCAGCTCCCAGCTCCAGCTCCCACCTCCCAGCCTCAGCCTCAGCTCACCCCCACTCCACCAGCCTCTCCACCAGCCCAGCCTCCCCACCACCTCAGCCAGCCTCACCAGCCTTTGCCTCAGCCTTAG